A single window of Gadus morhua chromosome 22, gadMor3.0, whole genome shotgun sequence DNA harbors:
- the LOC115535473 gene encoding uncharacterized protein LOC115535473 isoform X10, protein MAAVFAVLLLGLLAPATAAAAPSCDDVITPLRRDQADKALGSWVLVGSVTDEKTGLLPQLSSSLMELSLSEDNSSFTYIERNGFGNGSCVWYHIVGDITDDANLTVRLHTMVRDQGGVETTTRGFIGQITLFQSCPSCPEDRLTSYYSGVYDPTDSNSTNVQFTLDYRREGQHQDLEALKEVPLSTRQQAACLNMTEITGGYTYDGVSEPCPRKVLVLKPDE, encoded by the exons ATGGCTGCTGTGTTCGCTGTCCTTCTGTTGGGGCTGCTGgcccccgcca ccgccgccgccgcccccagctgtgatgatgtcatcacccCGCTCCGCAGGGACCAAGCAGACAAG GCGTTGGGCTCCTGGGTTCTGGTGGGTTCCGTGACAGATGAGAAGACAGGCCTGCTGCCTCAGCTCTCCAGCTCCCTCATGGAGCTCTCGCTGTCAGAGGACAACAGCTCCTTCACCTACATCGAGAGGAACGGGTTCGG CAATGGGTCGTGTGTCTGGTACCACATCGTCGGTGACATTACGGACGACGCCAACCTCACTGTGAGGCTCCACACTATGG TGCGTGACCAGGGCGGTGTGGAGACCACCACTCGGGGGTTCATCGGACAGATCACTCTGTTCCAGAGCTGTCCGTCCTGCCCTGAGGACCGGCTCACCTCCTACTACAGCGGCGTGTACGACCCCACAGACAGCAACTCCACCAACGTCCAGTTCACACTCGACTACA ggagggaggggcagcaCCAGGACCTGGAGGCTCTGAAGGAGGTTCCTCTGAGTACCAGACAGCAGGCCGCGTGCCTCAACATGACAGAAATCACCGGGGGGTACACCTACGACGGAGTCTCAG AGCCGTGTCCCAGGAAGGTGCTGGTGCTGAAACCAGATGAATAA
- the LOC115535473 gene encoding uncharacterized protein LOC115535473 isoform X5: MAAVFAVLLLGLLAPATAAADPAAAAPSCDDVITPLRRDQADKALGSWVLVGSVTDEKTGLLPQLSSSLMELSLSEDNSSFTYIERNGFGNGSCVWYHIVGDITDDANLTVRLHTMVRDQGGVETTTRGFIGQITLFQSCPSCPEDRLTSYYSGVYDPTDSNSTNVQFTLDYRREGQHQDLEALKEVPLSTRQQAACLNMTEITGGYTYDGVSEPCPRKVLVLKPDE; the protein is encoded by the exons ccgccaccgccgccgctgaccccgccgccgccgcccccagctgtgatgatgtcatcacccCGCTCCGCAGGGACCAAGCAGACAAG GCGTTGGGCTCCTGGGTTCTGGTGGGTTCCGTGACAGATGAGAAGACAGGCCTGCTGCCTCAGCTCTCCAGCTCCCTCATGGAGCTCTCGCTGTCAGAGGACAACAGCTCCTTCACCTACATCGAGAGGAACGGGTTCGG CAATGGGTCGTGTGTCTGGTACCACATCGTCGGTGACATTACGGACGACGCCAACCTCACTGTGAGGCTCCACACTATGG TGCGTGACCAGGGCGGTGTGGAGACCACCACTCGGGGGTTCATCGGACAGATCACTCTGTTCCAGAGCTGTCCGTCCTGCCCTGAGGACCGGCTCACCTCCTACTACAGCGGCGTGTACGACCCCACAGACAGCAACTCCACCAACGTCCAGTTCACACTCGACTACA ggagggaggggcagcaCCAGGACCTGGAGGCTCTGAAGGAGGTTCCTCTGAGTACCAGACAGCAGGCCGCGTGCCTCAACATGACAGAAATCACCGGGGGGTACACCTACGACGGAGTCTCAG AGCCGTGTCCCAGGAAGGTGCTGGTGCTGAAACCAGATGAATAA
- the LOC115535473 gene encoding uncharacterized protein LOC115535473 isoform X4, with amino-acid sequence MAAVFAVLLLGLLAPATAAADPAAAAPSCDDVITPLRRDQADKALGSWVLVGSVTDEKTGLLPQLSSSLMELSLSEDNSSFTYIERNGFGNGSCVWYHIVGDITDDANLTVRLHTMVRDQGGVETTTRGFIGQITLFQSCPSCPEDRLTSYYSGVYDPTDSNSTNVQFTLDYRREGQHQDLEALKEVPLSTRQQAACLNMTEITGGYTYDGVSEPCPRKVLVLKPDE; translated from the exons ATGGCTGCTGTGTTCGCTGTCCTTCTGTTGGGGCTGCTGgccc ccgccaccgccgccgctgaccccgccgccgccgcccccagctgtgatgatgtcatcacccCGCTCCGCAGGGACCAAGCAGACAAG GCGTTGGGCTCCTGGGTTCTGGTGGGTTCCGTGACAGATGAGAAGACAGGCCTGCTGCCTCAGCTCTCCAGCTCCCTCATGGAGCTCTCGCTGTCAGAGGACAACAGCTCCTTCACCTACATCGAGAGGAACGGGTTCGG CAATGGGTCGTGTGTCTGGTACCACATCGTCGGTGACATTACGGACGACGCCAACCTCACTGTGAGGCTCCACACTATGG TGCGTGACCAGGGCGGTGTGGAGACCACCACTCGGGGGTTCATCGGACAGATCACTCTGTTCCAGAGCTGTCCGTCCTGCCCTGAGGACCGGCTCACCTCCTACTACAGCGGCGTGTACGACCCCACAGACAGCAACTCCACCAACGTCCAGTTCACACTCGACTACA ggagggaggggcagcaCCAGGACCTGGAGGCTCTGAAGGAGGTTCCTCTGAGTACCAGACAGCAGGCCGCGTGCCTCAACATGACAGAAATCACCGGGGGGTACACCTACGACGGAGTCTCAG AGCCGTGTCCCAGGAAGGTGCTGGTGCTGAAACCAGATGAATAA